One Prolixibacteraceae bacterium DNA segment encodes these proteins:
- a CDS encoding TolC family protein: protein MIKRNVKCLFVIVLLAISPIVGSAQEALTLEQAIEIGLKNNFDILISDKNLDIATTNNNWGNAGRYPTISFSMKGDISPMYQKDQNMTVYSANVMANVDWVLFDGFRVKITKQKLTDLESLSGGQASVVVEGVIRKIISAWYLARVEKEKEIVRKEMVTLSKDRYDQAKRLAEMGSKTKYELLQAQNAWLEDQGNYLSQKVTAKNARRNLSYVMGEDSSKSIWGVQGELSAEDKDFVMADLLDKMYHDNNNLKNQYLNQKLMVDEQGLAKSKMFPTISLNGAITESYSESSPQHPNMIPGVTTNPSVGIRLSYNIFSGGTRKRAIQVAKINKEISDLKIDDMKLSLANQLGQYYDLYDVNKSLLHLSDEQVGAAKLNLDISIQKLRSGAINSFNFRDVQVMYFNAKTAQLNAIYKLQMSYVDLVTITGGVIAAYSPAK from the coding sequence ATGATAAAGAGAAATGTTAAATGTTTATTTGTGATTGTCCTTTTGGCTATCTCCCCTATAGTGGGGAGTGCCCAAGAGGCATTAACACTTGAGCAAGCTATTGAGATCGGGTTGAAAAACAATTTTGATATCCTGATTTCGGATAAAAATCTAGATATAGCAACCACCAATAATAATTGGGGTAATGCTGGACGTTATCCTACAATCTCCTTCTCGATGAAAGGGGATATTTCACCAATGTATCAGAAAGATCAAAACATGACTGTTTATAGTGCAAATGTTATGGCTAATGTGGATTGGGTCTTGTTTGATGGTTTTCGTGTTAAGATTACGAAGCAGAAGCTTACTGATTTAGAGTCACTCTCTGGAGGACAAGCTTCTGTTGTTGTGGAAGGTGTGATACGAAAAATTATTTCTGCTTGGTATTTAGCTCGAGTAGAGAAAGAAAAAGAGATCGTTAGAAAAGAGATGGTGACTTTATCAAAGGATCGTTATGATCAGGCAAAAAGATTGGCTGAGATGGGTTCTAAGACAAAATATGAGCTTCTACAAGCACAGAATGCGTGGTTGGAAGATCAAGGAAACTATCTTTCTCAAAAGGTGACAGCAAAGAATGCTAGGCGTAATCTTTCATATGTGATGGGAGAAGATTCAAGTAAATCAATATGGGGGGTTCAAGGTGAATTATCTGCAGAAGATAAAGATTTTGTGATGGCAGATCTTTTGGATAAGATGTATCATGATAATAATAACCTTAAAAATCAATATCTCAATCAGAAGTTGATGGTAGATGAACAAGGATTGGCTAAGTCTAAAATGTTTCCTACAATCTCTTTGAATGGGGCGATCACTGAAAGTTATAGTGAGTCTAGTCCACAACATCCTAATATGATCCCTGGTGTGACAACAAACCCTTCTGTTGGTATCCGTCTAAGCTATAATATTTTTAGTGGAGGAACCCGTAAACGCGCAATTCAGGTAGCCAAAATCAATAAAGAGATATCAGATCTCAAGATTGATGATATGAAGCTTTCTCTTGCGAATCAGTTGGGACAATACTATGATCTATATGATGTAAACAAGTCTCTCCTTCATCTGTCAGATGAGCAGGTGGGGGCTGCAAAGCTAAATTTAGATATATCGATTCAAAAGCTTCGATCTGGAGCCATTAATTCGTTCAACTTTCGAGATGTACAGGTGATGTATTTTAATGCCAAGACAGCGCAGTTAAACGCAATATACAAACTTCAGATGTCTTATGTGGACTTGGTAACTATTACAGGTGGCGTAATAGCGGCGTATAGTCCTGCAAAGTAA
- a CDS encoding PUR family DNA/RNA-binding protein: MTDERKNEFSEDRDRDQARQQDLYSQVVKAGNRTYFLDVKKTRYDDPYMVLTESKKKVDQNGKFYYDKFKVYLYQEDMDEFRSKMDNIASFMEGYLEKNPRSEKSRVKSYRKKNEEVNSES, from the coding sequence ATGACGGACGAAAGAAAAAATGAATTTAGTGAGGACAGAGATAGAGATCAAGCTAGGCAACAGGATCTTTACTCTCAGGTAGTGAAAGCTGGTAATAGAACCTATTTCTTAGATGTAAAGAAAACTCGTTACGACGATCCTTATATGGTGTTAACTGAAAGCAAGAAGAAGGTCGATCAAAATGGTAAGTTTTATTACGATAAGTTTAAGGTTTATCTTTATCAAGAAGATATGGACGAGTTTCGTTCTAAGATGGATAATATTGCCTCTTTTATGGAGGGGTATTTAGAGAAAAATCCTCGTAGTGAAAAAAGTAGAGTAAAGTCTTATCGTAAAAAGAATGAAGAGGTAAATTCTGAATCATAA
- the ltrA gene encoding group II intron reverse transcriptase/maturase: MEHQQDIAYQLDLFMERRLDTIHQYGDRKHVEGANLSLGKQVKRVNKQGRALATDLIGIVCSHDNLHRAFKQVKRNKGAAGIDRVPVGKFSTWYAEYGESMVDNILLGTYYPQSVRSVMIPKANGGDRELGIPTVQDRVIQQAISQVLTPIYENEFSNYSYGFRPKRSAHQALKQASEYVSDDMYYVVDMDMKSFFDEVNHDRLIWKLSHKVEDQRLLLLIRRYLQCGIMKGGVTSVRIKGTPQGSPLSPLLSNVVLDELDKELESRGHCFVRYADDFSIFVRSHRASERVKKSISNFLTSQLKLKVNEEKSISCESSKTELLGYTILNNGTLIIGRSRTARLKSKVRMVTKRNRGRSLKQVVEELNPILRGWFNYFKWASCKRILNDIDAWIRRKLRCYRLKQCKKTIAAKRFLNNLGVRTWQSWILALSGKGWWRKSSSPQSHQAMSLQWFDKLGLYNMSINYEKFRVN; the protein is encoded by the coding sequence ATGGAGCATCAGCAAGACATAGCGTACCAATTAGATCTGTTCATGGAACGGAGGCTGGACACTATACACCAATATGGAGATCGTAAACACGTAGAGGGCGCGAATCTATCATTGGGGAAGCAAGTAAAACGAGTCAATAAACAAGGACGAGCCTTAGCTACCGACTTGATCGGTATTGTATGTTCGCACGATAATTTACATCGTGCATTTAAGCAGGTGAAACGAAACAAAGGAGCCGCAGGTATAGATCGAGTACCGGTTGGAAAATTTTCAACATGGTACGCCGAATATGGCGAATCAATGGTTGACAATATTTTGCTAGGTACTTACTATCCTCAATCCGTTCGGAGTGTTATGATTCCGAAAGCCAATGGAGGGGATCGCGAATTAGGTATCCCTACAGTTCAGGATCGAGTTATTCAACAAGCTATTTCTCAGGTATTAACTCCAATTTACGAGAATGAGTTTTCAAATTACAGTTATGGATTTCGTCCCAAACGTAGTGCTCATCAGGCATTAAAACAAGCGAGTGAATATGTTTCAGATGACATGTACTACGTTGTCGATATGGATATGAAGAGCTTCTTTGATGAAGTGAACCATGACCGATTGATATGGAAATTAAGCCATAAAGTAGAGGATCAACGCCTACTTTTACTAATCCGTCGTTACTTACAATGTGGAATTATGAAAGGGGGAGTGACATCTGTACGAATTAAAGGAACCCCACAAGGTAGTCCTTTATCACCACTTTTGTCAAACGTTGTACTAGATGAACTTGATAAAGAATTAGAATCTAGAGGTCATTGTTTTGTAAGATATGCTGACGATTTTAGCATTTTTGTTCGCAGCCATAGAGCCAGCGAGAGAGTAAAGAAATCGATAAGCAACTTTCTCACCTCTCAACTTAAATTAAAAGTCAATGAAGAAAAGAGTATCAGTTGTGAGAGTAGTAAAACCGAACTACTAGGCTACACTATCTTAAACAACGGAACACTTATCATTGGAAGATCTCGAACCGCGCGTCTTAAATCTAAGGTAAGAATGGTAACCAAACGTAACCGAGGACGAAGTCTGAAACAAGTTGTAGAAGAACTTAATCCTATCTTACGAGGATGGTTTAATTATTTTAAATGGGCAAGTTGCAAACGTATATTGAATGATATCGACGCATGGATTCGAAGAAAGTTAAGATGTTATCGATTGAAGCAATGCAAGAAAACGATCGCAGCAAAACGATTTCTGAATAATCTAGGAGTTCGGACATGGCAGAGTTGGATTCTAGCACTGTCAGGTAAGGGTTGGTGGCGTAAGTCAAGCAGTCCACAATCACATCAAGCAATGAGTTTGCAATGGTTCGATAAATTAGGGCTATACAATATGTCGATAAACTACGAAAAGTTCAGAGTTAATTGA